In Streptomyces durocortorensis, a genomic segment contains:
- a CDS encoding cation diffusion facilitator family transporter, giving the protein MSDAAAESAADGGESTFTVVVAAVANLGIAVAKAVAGLVSGSSAMLSEAAHSVADTVTEVMLLTALKRSGKPADEAHPLGHGPERYIWALLASIATFVGGAVFSVYHGVHTLIAGEELGDPLVSYIVLGVAFLLEGYSLRTGVKQVRREASRLRVPDAYYLRHTPDTAVKAVVMEDSAALVGLLLAAGGLLGGQLTGSGVWDAIASCLIGLLLVYVAWVLGRSNAQLLIGRPLPAAMRSAVREELLSVPHIVDVLELTTLIQGPSEILIAAKIDFRDMATAEEVEWACDEAEDQLRERFPSVRRVYLDPTPGRSQRRRPGL; this is encoded by the coding sequence ATGAGCGACGCGGCGGCGGAGAGCGCAGCTGATGGCGGGGAGTCCACGTTCACGGTGGTCGTGGCGGCCGTCGCCAACCTCGGCATCGCCGTGGCGAAAGCCGTCGCCGGGCTGGTCAGCGGCTCCAGCGCGATGCTCTCCGAGGCCGCCCACTCGGTCGCGGACACCGTCACCGAGGTCATGCTCCTCACCGCGCTGAAGCGGAGCGGGAAGCCGGCCGACGAGGCCCACCCCCTCGGCCACGGCCCCGAGCGCTACATCTGGGCGCTGCTCGCCTCCATCGCCACCTTCGTCGGCGGGGCCGTCTTCTCCGTCTACCACGGGGTGCACACGCTGATCGCGGGCGAGGAGCTGGGCGATCCGCTCGTCTCCTACATCGTCCTCGGCGTCGCGTTCCTGCTGGAGGGCTACTCGCTGCGGACCGGCGTCAAGCAGGTGCGGCGCGAGGCGTCACGGCTGCGGGTCCCGGACGCGTACTACCTGCGCCACACCCCCGACACCGCCGTGAAGGCCGTCGTGATGGAGGACTCGGCGGCCCTGGTCGGGCTCCTGCTGGCGGCGGGCGGGCTGCTCGGCGGGCAGCTGACGGGTTCGGGGGTCTGGGACGCGATCGCGTCCTGTCTGATCGGCCTGCTGCTCGTGTACGTGGCCTGGGTGCTCGGCCGGTCCAACGCGCAGCTGCTCATCGGGCGGCCGCTGCCCGCCGCGATGCGGTCCGCGGTGCGCGAGGAGCTGCTTTCGGTGCCGCACATCGTGGACGTACTGGAGCTGACCACGCTGATCCAGGGGCCGAGCGAGATCCTGATCGCCGCGAAGATCGACTTCCGGGACATGGCCACTGCGGAGGAGGTCGAGTGGGCCTGCGACGAGGCGGAGGACCAGTTGCGGGAGCGGTTCCCGTCGGTCCGGCGGGTCTATCTGGACCCGACACCGGGACGCTCGCAGCGGCGGCGCCCCGGCCTCTGA
- a CDS encoding carboxyl transferase domain-containing protein has product MQQAPVLASAADPASEAWQANEAAHHALSDELAGRLATARLGGGEKARARHEARGKLLPRDRVDTLLDPGSPFLELAPLAANGMYGDQAPAAGVIAGIGRVSGRECVIVANDATVKGGTYYPMTVKKHLRAQEVALENRLPCLYLVDSGGAFLPMQDEVFPDRDHFGRIFYNQARMSGAGIPQIAAVLGSCTAGGAYVPAMSDEAVIVRNQGTIFLGGPPLVKAATGEVVTAEELGGGEVHSRISGVTDHLAEDDAHALRIVRNIVATLPDRAPLPWSVEPAEEPKVDPAGLYGAVPVDSRTPYDVREVIARVVDGSRFQEFKAEYGTTLITGFARIHGHPVGIVANNGILFAESAQKGAHFIELCDQRGIPLVFLQNISGFMVGRDYEAGGIAKHGAKMVTAVACTRVPKLTVVVGGSYGAGNYSMCGRAYSPRFLWMWPNAKISVMGGEQAASVLATVKRDQLGDDWSAGDEEAFKAPIRAQYETQGNAYYATARLWDDGVIDPVDTRQVLGLALTACANAPLPQKDPAGPGFGVFRM; this is encoded by the coding sequence ATGCAGCAGGCACCGGTCCTGGCGAGCGCGGCCGATCCCGCCTCGGAGGCCTGGCAGGCCAACGAGGCGGCGCATCACGCGCTCTCCGACGAGCTGGCGGGGCGCCTCGCCACGGCACGGCTGGGCGGGGGTGAGAAGGCGCGGGCCCGCCACGAGGCGCGCGGCAAGCTGCTCCCCCGGGACCGGGTGGACACCCTCCTCGACCCGGGCTCCCCGTTCCTGGAGCTGGCCCCGCTGGCGGCGAACGGGATGTACGGGGACCAGGCCCCGGCCGCAGGCGTCATCGCGGGCATCGGGAGGGTCTCCGGCCGCGAGTGCGTGATCGTCGCCAATGACGCGACCGTCAAGGGCGGCACGTACTACCCGATGACCGTGAAGAAGCACCTGCGCGCCCAGGAAGTGGCCCTGGAGAATCGTCTCCCCTGCCTCTACCTGGTCGACTCGGGCGGCGCGTTCCTCCCGATGCAGGACGAGGTCTTCCCCGACCGGGACCACTTCGGGCGGATCTTCTACAACCAGGCCCGGATGTCGGGGGCGGGCATCCCGCAGATCGCGGCGGTGCTGGGCTCCTGCACGGCGGGCGGGGCCTACGTACCGGCGATGAGCGACGAGGCCGTCATCGTCCGCAACCAGGGCACGATCTTCCTCGGCGGCCCGCCGCTGGTGAAGGCCGCGACCGGCGAGGTCGTCACGGCGGAGGAGCTGGGCGGCGGCGAGGTCCACTCCCGGATCTCCGGTGTGACCGACCACCTCGCGGAGGACGACGCGCACGCCCTGCGCATCGTCCGCAACATCGTGGCCACGCTCCCGGACCGCGCCCCGCTCCCCTGGTCGGTCGAGCCGGCCGAGGAGCCGAAGGTGGACCCGGCGGGTCTGTACGGCGCGGTCCCGGTGGACTCCCGGACGCCGTACGACGTGCGCGAGGTCATCGCCCGGGTGGTGGACGGCTCGCGCTTCCAGGAGTTCAAGGCGGAGTACGGCACGACGCTGATCACCGGCTTCGCCCGCATCCACGGCCACCCCGTGGGCATCGTCGCGAACAACGGCATCCTGTTCGCCGAGTCGGCCCAGAAGGGCGCGCACTTCATCGAGCTGTGCGACCAGCGCGGCATCCCGCTCGTCTTCCTCCAGAACATCTCCGGCTTCATGGTCGGCCGCGACTACGAGGCGGGCGGCATCGCCAAGCACGGCGCGAAGATGGTCACGGCCGTCGCCTGCACCCGCGTGCCGAAGCTGACGGTCGTGGTCGGCGGTTCGTACGGGGCGGGCAACTACTCCATGTGCGGCCGGGCCTACAGCCCCCGCTTCCTGTGGATGTGGCCGAACGCCAAGATCTCGGTGATGGGCGGCGAGCAGGCCGCGTCGGTCCTGGCCACCGTCAAGCGCGACCAGTTGGGCGACGACTGGAGCGCCGGGGACGAAGAAGCGTTCAAGGCCCCGATCCGCGCCCAGTACGAGACCCAGGGCAACGCCTACTACGCCACCGCCCGGCTCTGGGACGACGGCGTGATCGACCCCGTGGACACCCGGCAGGTCCTCGGCCTCGCCCTGACCGCCTGCGCCAATGCCCCGCTGCCCCAGAAGGACCCGGCCGGGCCCGGCTTCGGCGTCTTCCGGATGTGA
- a CDS encoding SACE_7040 family transcriptional regulator: MSTHAAARVAAPTRREQILREAARLFAERGFHGVGVDEIGAAVGISGPGLYRHFPGKDAMLAELLVGISERLLEGGLLRVTEDAAGGDGSPEALLDALIEGHIDFALDDRPLITLHDRELDRLRDTDRKRVRRLQREYVEVWVGVVRALYPSLAENHARVTVHAVFGLLNSTPHLARPEARPGREATAALLHRLARGAFAAAAEPS, translated from the coding sequence ATGAGCACCCATGCCGCCGCCCGCGTCGCGGCCCCCACCCGCCGCGAGCAGATCCTCCGGGAGGCCGCCCGCCTCTTCGCCGAGCGCGGCTTCCACGGTGTCGGCGTCGACGAGATAGGCGCCGCCGTCGGGATCAGCGGCCCCGGCCTCTACCGGCACTTCCCCGGCAAGGACGCGATGCTCGCCGAGCTGCTGGTCGGCATCAGCGAACGCCTGCTGGAGGGCGGACTGCTGCGGGTCACGGAGGACGCCGCGGGCGGCGACGGCTCCCCGGAGGCCCTGCTGGACGCGCTCATCGAGGGCCACATCGACTTCGCCCTCGACGACCGCCCCCTCATCACCCTCCACGACCGCGAGCTGGACCGGCTGCGCGACACGGACCGCAAGCGGGTGCGCCGGCTCCAGCGCGAGTACGTGGAGGTCTGGGTCGGCGTCGTCCGCGCCCTCTACCCGTCGCTGGCCGAGAACCATGCCCGGGTCACCGTGCACGCCGTCTTCGGCCTGCTGAACTCCACCCCGCACCTGGCCCGGCCCGAGGCCCGACCGGGCCGCGAGGCCACCGCCGCGCTGCTGCACCGGCTGGCGCGAGGCGCGTTCGCGGCTGCCGCGGAACCCTCCTGA
- a CDS encoding acyltransferase family protein has product MPSLPLAPGPHRKRSTHPPAAPPSPGGAESGPSPHRSAFRPDIEGLRAVAVLAVLAFHAQIPGTAGGFVGVDVFFVISGYLITGLLVREAITTGRIRLGDFFSRRARRLLPSAAVVLAAVAVAGAWLTVPLLRTDLEHDVLAAALSVANWRFVAQQTDYLATGHDQSPLLHFWSLAVEEQFYLFWAPLLAVIVLVTARAVRRGRAVRAVVALVTAAVAVASFALSLHWTGESVSLAYLGTPSRIWQFAVGALLALLPWHLLRGPRPLRLVCGWAGAAAIVWCVVSYDASTPYPGWAALVPTLGTAAVVLAAIPGRGEREVQGAYGVGRFLAMRAPRAIGRLSYTLYLWHWPVLVLAEARLGPLDWPARTALTLAAALPALATLRWVEQPLRRSRTVSELPRRGLSVGISAIVLPVVLALVVGTTTLHLMGPTTPVDPRGLPPGAASGPSLLARPDGAPLAGGPLVPGPAQARKDFPPDGSCQVAPAVTRSPECLFGAADSPDRIVLLGDSHAGQWFSPMLAIASQRGWALQELVKQGCPLPELTVKSPQLGRAYRECDTWRADTLDRLRNGPKPRLIVIASLNHYTDDDELLASAWEKTLKRLRATGAPIVHIEGTPVPGTDVPACVSGSVADPAACAFSRADAVPPDPLARRIAAGAVPGVRSIGVNPVLCPGDGPSCPAVRERILLYRDDAHLTNVAAVVLTPRLERLLTDSGALPPAGRSD; this is encoded by the coding sequence ATGCCCTCCCTTCCCCTCGCTCCCGGCCCGCACCGGAAGCGGTCCACTCACCCACCCGCGGCACCGCCCTCCCCCGGGGGCGCCGAGTCGGGCCCCAGCCCGCACCGGTCCGCGTTCCGGCCCGACATCGAGGGGCTGCGCGCGGTCGCCGTCCTCGCGGTGCTCGCCTTCCACGCCCAGATCCCCGGCACGGCGGGCGGCTTCGTCGGCGTGGACGTCTTCTTCGTCATCTCCGGCTATCTGATCACCGGGCTCCTGGTCCGGGAGGCGATCACCACCGGGCGCATCCGGCTCGGGGACTTCTTCTCCCGCCGGGCCCGGCGGCTGCTGCCCTCCGCCGCCGTGGTGCTCGCGGCGGTGGCGGTGGCCGGGGCCTGGCTGACCGTACCGCTGCTCCGCACCGACCTGGAGCACGACGTCCTCGCGGCGGCGCTCTCCGTCGCCAACTGGCGTTTCGTGGCCCAGCAGACGGACTACCTGGCCACCGGGCACGACCAGAGTCCGCTGCTGCACTTCTGGTCGCTCGCGGTCGAGGAGCAGTTCTATCTGTTCTGGGCCCCGCTACTGGCCGTCATCGTCCTGGTCACCGCCCGCGCGGTCCGCCGGGGCCGGGCCGTGCGCGCGGTCGTGGCGCTCGTGACGGCGGCGGTGGCCGTCGCCTCGTTCGCCCTGTCCCTGCACTGGACGGGGGAATCGGTCTCCCTCGCGTACCTGGGAACGCCCTCCCGGATCTGGCAGTTCGCCGTCGGCGCGCTGCTGGCGCTGCTGCCGTGGCACCTGCTGCGCGGACCGCGGCCGCTGCGGCTGGTGTGCGGGTGGGCGGGGGCCGCCGCGATCGTCTGGTGCGTCGTGTCGTACGACGCCTCGACCCCGTACCCCGGTTGGGCGGCGCTCGTCCCGACCCTGGGCACGGCCGCCGTCGTCCTCGCCGCGATACCGGGGCGGGGCGAGCGTGAGGTCCAAGGCGCCTACGGGGTGGGCAGGTTTCTGGCGATGCGGGCTCCCCGCGCGATCGGGCGGCTCTCCTACACCCTCTATCTGTGGCACTGGCCGGTGCTCGTTCTGGCCGAGGCGCGCCTCGGCCCGCTCGACTGGCCCGCGAGGACGGCGCTGACGCTGGCGGCCGCACTGCCCGCCCTCGCCACCCTGCGCTGGGTGGAACAGCCGCTGCGCCGCAGCCGCACGGTCTCCGAACTGCCGCGCCGGGGACTGTCGGTGGGGATCTCCGCGATCGTCCTGCCGGTGGTGCTCGCGCTGGTGGTCGGCACGACGACGCTGCATCTGATGGGCCCGACCACGCCGGTCGACCCGAGGGGCCTCCCGCCGGGCGCGGCGTCCGGCCCCTCCCTGCTGGCCCGGCCCGACGGCGCCCCGCTCGCGGGCGGGCCGCTGGTCCCGGGCCCCGCCCAGGCGCGCAAGGACTTCCCGCCGGACGGGTCCTGCCAGGTCGCCCCGGCGGTGACGCGCAGCCCGGAGTGCCTGTTCGGCGCGGCCGACAGCCCGGACCGGATCGTGCTGCTCGGCGACTCGCACGCCGGGCAGTGGTTCTCCCCGATGCTCGCGATCGCCTCGCAGCGCGGCTGGGCGCTCCAGGAGCTGGTGAAGCAAGGCTGCCCCCTGCCGGAACTGACGGTGAAAAGCCCACAGTTGGGGCGCGCCTACCGGGAGTGCGACACCTGGCGGGCCGACACCCTGGACCGGCTGCGGAACGGCCCGAAGCCCCGGCTCATCGTGATCGCCTCGCTCAACCACTACACGGACGATGACGAGCTCCTCGCCTCCGCCTGGGAGAAGACCCTGAAGCGGCTGCGGGCGACCGGGGCGCCGATCGTCCACATCGAGGGAACCCCCGTCCCCGGCACGGACGTCCCGGCATGCGTCTCCGGCAGCGTGGCCGACCCCGCGGCCTGCGCGTTCAGCCGCGCGGACGCCGTCCCGCCGGACCCGCTGGCACGCCGGATCGCGGCGGGCGCGGTACCGGGCGTACGGTCGATCGGCGTGAACCCGGTGCTGTGCCCGGGAGACGGCCCCTCCTGCCCGGCGGTACGGGAGCGAATCCTGCTCTACCGGGACGACGCGCACCTGACGAACGTGGCGGCCGTCGTGCTGACCCCGCGCCTGGAACGACTGCTGACGGACTCCGGCGCACTGCCGCCGGCCGGACGGAGCGACTGA
- a CDS encoding glycosyltransferase family 2 protein: MTVHHLPQPPSDEELYWYFGPQRRWVLVSSSLAFVFTAATMFTFALRTPALWAFLAVLGLNVVALLLSSVNSLRQRRLTRASHEVLVRAWRPARLPTVDLYLPTCGEPLPVLANAYRAVAALDWPGALTVWVLDDADRGEVAALAAEHGYRYVVRPDRGRLKKAGNLNHALTLSGAEFIAILDADFAPRPDFLRHLVPYLADPAVGIVQSPQCFDTDAGMDWIQRAAGSAQEWFFRWIQPSRDASDAAICCGSNAVYRRSAIDLAGGFARLDHSEDLYTGLALHERGFRTQYVPVLVAKGTSPDTVTSFVNQQYRWAMGNLHLLGAPVLKRMRAPWRMRLCFYEGVLGYLTTAVNTFAAPLPPLVMMFWYPDHIRPWHVLPLLAPLWLWHVLLPRISRTRWRVEVIRAGVLTSVAAATAFWHTLRGRSAAWVPTGARTTRSSGSMARRVVGVSLVWLVLSNGAASAGLALAVARNGWEPTWGLGLYVLVQLQINVPLIRDLLTELRPPAKAPEPLAARPRPRTRTGVLPRRWPESLAASAVLLLTGLIASGWVNPMLPWSS; encoded by the coding sequence ATGACCGTGCATCACCTTCCGCAACCACCGTCCGACGAAGAGCTGTACTGGTACTTCGGGCCGCAGCGCCGCTGGGTCCTGGTGAGCAGCTCCCTGGCCTTCGTGTTCACGGCGGCGACGATGTTCACCTTCGCGCTGCGGACCCCGGCCCTGTGGGCGTTCCTCGCGGTCCTCGGGCTCAACGTCGTGGCCCTGCTGCTCTCCTCCGTGAACAGCCTGCGTCAGCGGCGGCTGACCCGGGCCTCCCACGAGGTGCTGGTCCGCGCCTGGCGACCCGCCCGGCTGCCGACCGTCGACCTCTACCTGCCGACCTGCGGCGAACCGCTCCCGGTCCTCGCCAACGCCTACCGCGCGGTCGCCGCCCTCGACTGGCCCGGCGCGCTGACCGTCTGGGTGCTGGACGACGCGGACCGGGGCGAGGTGGCGGCCCTGGCGGCCGAGCACGGCTACCGCTACGTCGTACGCCCCGACCGGGGGCGTCTGAAGAAGGCGGGGAACCTCAACCACGCGCTCACCCTGTCGGGCGCCGAGTTCATCGCGATCCTGGACGCGGACTTCGCACCCCGGCCGGACTTCCTGCGGCATCTGGTCCCGTATCTCGCGGACCCCGCCGTCGGCATCGTGCAGAGCCCGCAGTGCTTCGACACCGACGCGGGCATGGACTGGATCCAGCGCGCCGCCGGATCCGCGCAGGAGTGGTTCTTCCGCTGGATCCAGCCCTCCCGGGACGCCAGCGACGCCGCGATCTGCTGCGGCAGCAACGCCGTCTACCGGCGGAGCGCGATCGACCTCGCGGGCGGCTTCGCCCGGCTCGACCACAGCGAGGACCTGTACACCGGACTGGCCCTGCACGAGCGGGGGTTCCGCACCCAGTACGTGCCCGTCCTCGTCGCCAAGGGCACCTCGCCCGACACGGTCACCTCGTTCGTCAACCAGCAGTACCGGTGGGCGATGGGCAATCTGCACCTGCTCGGCGCCCCGGTCCTGAAGCGGATGCGCGCACCCTGGCGGATGCGGCTCTGCTTCTACGAGGGTGTCCTCGGCTATCTGACCACGGCCGTGAACACCTTCGCCGCGCCGCTGCCGCCGCTGGTGATGATGTTCTGGTACCCGGACCACATCCGGCCCTGGCACGTGCTGCCGCTGCTCGCCCCGCTGTGGCTGTGGCACGTGCTGCTGCCCCGGATCAGCCGCACCCGGTGGCGGGTGGAGGTGATCCGGGCGGGCGTCCTCACCAGCGTGGCCGCCGCGACCGCGTTCTGGCACACCCTGCGCGGCCGCAGCGCCGCCTGGGTACCCACCGGGGCCCGTACGACGCGGAGTTCGGGCTCGATGGCCCGGCGGGTGGTGGGCGTCTCACTGGTCTGGCTGGTGCTGTCCAACGGGGCCGCGTCGGCGGGCCTCGCGCTGGCCGTGGCCCGTAACGGCTGGGAGCCCACCTGGGGGCTCGGCCTCTACGTCCTGGTCCAGTTGCAGATCAACGTCCCCCTGATCCGCGACCTGCTGACCGAGCTGCGCCCGCCCGCGAAGGCGCCGGAGCCGCTCGCCGCACGGCCACGGCCGCGGACCCGGACGGGCGTGCTGCCCCGCCGCTGGCCCGAGTCCCTCGCCGCGTCCGCGGTCCTCCTGCTCACCGGTCTGATCGCCTCGGGGTGGGTCAACCCGATGCTTCCGTGGTCAAGTTGA
- a CDS encoding GOLPH3/VPS74 family protein, with translation MAVLLGEEIMLLSLDDTTGAAKGETAARWGVAAGMLLELVMAGRVTVKGGRVEVFDPSPTGDPLLDGRLDRLARWVHGTSSSRKVVAWLTRDHAKGSQDVVDSLVARGLVVEEKHRVLGVFPVRRYPEADGSVERELRARLAAVVLHGAEPDARTSALIALLHATGMHPQTFPGLPKKQVAPRMAEIADGHWAGVSVREAIRDLQAAISTVTVVTVLSAVP, from the coding sequence ATGGCCGTCTTGCTGGGCGAAGAGATCATGCTGCTGTCGCTGGACGACACGACCGGCGCGGCGAAGGGAGAGACCGCGGCGCGCTGGGGTGTGGCCGCGGGCATGCTCCTGGAGCTGGTCATGGCGGGCCGCGTCACGGTCAAGGGCGGCCGCGTCGAGGTCTTCGACCCGTCCCCGACCGGGGACCCGCTCCTGGACGGGCGGCTCGACCGGCTGGCGCGCTGGGTCCACGGGACCTCCAGCAGCCGCAAGGTGGTCGCCTGGCTCACCCGGGACCACGCCAAGGGCTCCCAGGACGTCGTGGACAGCCTCGTCGCCCGCGGCCTGGTGGTCGAGGAGAAGCACCGGGTGCTCGGTGTCTTCCCGGTCCGCCGCTACCCGGAGGCCGACGGCTCGGTCGAACGCGAGCTGCGCGCCCGGCTGGCCGCCGTCGTGCTGCACGGGGCCGAGCCGGACGCCCGCACCAGCGCGCTGATCGCCCTGCTGCACGCCACGGGCATGCACCCGCAGACGTTCCCCGGTCTGCCGAAGAAGCAGGTGGCCCCGCGCATGGCGGAGATCGCCGACGGCCACTGGGCGGGCGTGAGCGTACGGGAGGCGATCCGCGACCTCCAGGCGGCGATCAGCACCGTCACCGTCGTGACCGTGCTCTCCGCGGTGCCCTGA
- a CDS encoding phosphatase — translation MPIPSRAALVDHLVRSRIAGDVATPRDNNLSHYRKLANGDRHYWLGLELGDRWSDEQDVLAVMAERCGVNDDPAHRQGQDTIDPELTVDALERMAARLRKAAAGRERVLFATGHPGGLLDVHRQTADALRRAGCEIVRIPSGLTADEGMVFQFADVAMLERGATLWHTHSPAPMAAILDAMAQLGRPLPDLVVADHGWAGCAGQRGLDAIGYADCNDPALFLGEAEGTLQVTVPLDDHVTDPRFYDPMTDYLLHAAGLLEAEPEGTGPEEAELAGAVAEGSAV, via the coding sequence ATGCCGATACCCAGCCGTGCCGCCCTCGTCGACCACCTCGTCCGTTCGCGTATCGCGGGAGACGTCGCCACACCCCGCGACAACAACCTCTCCCACTACCGCAAGCTCGCCAACGGCGACCGTCACTACTGGCTGGGCCTGGAGCTGGGGGACCGGTGGAGCGACGAGCAGGACGTGCTGGCCGTGATGGCCGAGCGCTGCGGGGTGAACGACGACCCCGCGCACCGGCAGGGCCAGGACACCATCGACCCCGAGCTGACGGTCGACGCCCTGGAGCGGATGGCCGCCCGGCTGCGCAAGGCCGCCGCCGGGCGCGAGCGGGTCCTGTTCGCCACCGGCCACCCGGGCGGCCTGCTGGACGTGCACCGGCAGACGGCGGACGCCCTGCGCAGGGCCGGCTGCGAGATCGTCCGGATTCCCTCGGGGCTGACCGCGGACGAGGGCATGGTCTTCCAGTTCGCCGACGTCGCGATGCTGGAACGCGGGGCGACGCTCTGGCACACCCACTCCCCGGCCCCGATGGCCGCCATCCTGGACGCCATGGCCCAGCTGGGCCGCCCGCTGCCCGACCTGGTCGTCGCGGACCACGGCTGGGCGGGATGCGCGGGACAGCGGGGGCTGGACGCGATCGGTTACGCGGACTGCAACGACCCGGCCCTGTTCCTCGGGGAGGCGGAGGGCACCCTTCAGGTCACGGTCCCGCTGGACGACCACGTGACCGACCCGCGCTTCTACGACCCGATGACGGACTACCTGCTGCACGCGGCGGGGCTGCTGGAGGCGGAGCCCGAGGGGACCGGGCCCGAGGAGGCCGAGCTTGCGGGGGCGGTCGCGGAGGGGTCCGCCGTATAG
- a CDS encoding DUF418 domain-containing protein yields MSQRRETIEHDTRSAGPRTARPPRRIVEVDALRGFALCGIFLANVLVMAGLDGQRGGGPHTSGVDQVAHWLVTMFVQTKFYLLFSFLFGYSFTLQTASAERDGAAFAPRMLRRLGALFVLGVLHAVLLYPGDILTTYAVLGLILFAARSADPGRMWRAALWVYGVVAGLYLLLGAAVALVDTGDEDTALAAEAAELAAAYRGGAGEVVRANIGALPDVLAGLFMMGGMVVAAFLAGFVAGKRGLLTAVRDRADWLRRTLVLGLAAGLPGGALMAAGTVGPLDARWEIPLFLVGMLTAPALSAAYASGLLLWFTTPRGARFAARLAPAGRMALTNYLAQSLVMALVFTGYGAALHGRVGAAAAMAGALLFYGCQLAASARLMSRHRLGPVETLLRAVTLWRRPSGTAS; encoded by the coding sequence GTGTCACAGCGCAGGGAAACGATCGAGCACGACACCCGGTCCGCCGGGCCCCGGACCGCCAGGCCGCCGCGCCGGATCGTGGAGGTCGACGCGCTGCGCGGCTTCGCGCTTTGCGGGATCTTCCTCGCCAACGTCCTCGTGATGGCGGGCCTCGACGGGCAGCGCGGCGGCGGACCGCACACCAGCGGCGTGGACCAGGTCGCCCACTGGCTGGTCACGATGTTCGTGCAGACCAAGTTCTACCTGCTGTTCTCGTTCCTCTTCGGCTACAGCTTCACCCTCCAGACCGCCTCGGCCGAACGCGACGGCGCCGCCTTCGCTCCCAGGATGCTGCGCCGCCTGGGAGCGCTGTTCGTCCTCGGGGTCCTGCACGCCGTGCTGCTCTACCCCGGCGACATCCTGACCACGTACGCCGTACTCGGCCTGATCCTGTTCGCCGCCCGCTCCGCCGACCCGGGCAGGATGTGGCGCGCCGCGCTGTGGGTGTACGGGGTCGTCGCCGGGCTCTATCTGCTTCTGGGGGCCGCCGTCGCCCTGGTGGACACCGGCGACGAGGACACCGCGCTCGCCGCGGAGGCCGCCGAGCTGGCCGCCGCCTACCGGGGCGGTGCGGGCGAGGTGGTGCGGGCCAACATCGGCGCGCTGCCGGACGTCCTGGCCGGGCTGTTCATGATGGGCGGCATGGTCGTCGCCGCGTTCCTGGCCGGGTTCGTGGCGGGGAAGCGGGGACTGCTGACCGCCGTCCGGGACCGCGCCGACTGGCTGCGCCGCACCCTGGTCCTGGGTCTCGCCGCCGGGCTGCCCGGCGGCGCTCTGATGGCGGCGGGCACGGTGGGGCCGCTCGACGCCCGCTGGGAGATCCCGCTGTTCCTCGTCGGCATGCTCACCGCGCCCGCGCTCAGTGCCGCGTACGCGAGCGGGCTGCTCCTGTGGTTCACCACCCCACGCGGCGCGCGCTTCGCGGCCCGCCTCGCCCCGGCGGGCCGCATGGCGCTCACCAACTACCTGGCGCAGTCGCTGGTGATGGCGCTCGTCTTCACCGGCTACGGGGCCGCGCTGCACGGCCGGGTCGGCGCGGCCGCCGCCATGGCCGGGGCCCTCCTCTTCTACGGATGCCAACTCGCCGCCTCCGCCCGGCTGATGAGCCGCCACCGGCTCGGCCCGGTCGAAACGCTGCTGCGCGCGGTGACGTTGTGGAGAAGGCCGTCCGGCACCGCGAGCTGA
- a CDS encoding YdeI/OmpD-associated family protein, whose amino-acid sequence MKFSTTMFQTGNNTGIEVPEDVVEALGAGKRPPVNVTVNGFSYRSTIAPMGGRYLIPFSADKRKETGIGGGQAIEVELTLDTAPRTVEPPEDLAAALAAVPGAAEAFRALSPSRQKAHVTSIEGAKAVATRERRIAKAVAELTP is encoded by the coding sequence ATGAAGTTCAGTACGACGATGTTCCAGACCGGGAACAACACGGGTATCGAGGTGCCGGAGGACGTGGTCGAGGCCCTCGGCGCGGGAAAGCGCCCGCCGGTGAACGTGACCGTGAACGGGTTCTCGTACCGCTCGACGATCGCCCCGATGGGCGGCCGGTACCTGATCCCGTTCAGCGCCGACAAGCGCAAGGAGACCGGCATCGGCGGCGGGCAGGCCATCGAGGTGGAACTGACCCTCGACACCGCGCCCCGCACGGTGGAGCCGCCCGAGGACCTCGCGGCGGCGCTCGCGGCCGTGCCGGGGGCCGCGGAGGCGTTCCGCGCCCTGTCGCCCAGCCGTCAGAAGGCGCACGTGACGTCGATCGAGGGAGCGAAGGCGGTCGCGACGCGCGAGCGGCGCATCGCGAAGGCGGTCGCGGAGCTGACGCCGTAA